From the Patescibacteria group bacterium genome, the window AGCCGACCGAAGCAATTGAAACAACCGGCACGATGGTTGAAATCGGCAATACGACGGCCGAGAGCACTACGGTCGTTGTAAGGGTGCCGGACAGCCAGGGCGGAACCACTGACGAAACTTTGGAAATAACTAATTCCACCGGTTTGACTAATGACGCCAGCCAAAAATCCAGTCTGGACGATTGGATTGCCGGCGACCAGCTGAAATTCAAAGCCATTAAAAATAAAAATAGCGGGGAGCTGAAGGCCTCGCAAATAAAAAATTTAGCCGTGAAAAAAGGCTATAAAGGGGTGAATGGCTGGATTAAAGAAGTCCGGTCCGATAAAAATGAAGTGGATATCACTTACGGAAAAGTGATTTACACCTTGGATATAGTCAAAGCCAGAATGGCAGCCGGTTTGAAAAATCCCGCTACGGCCGCTGATCTAAAAGCCGGGGACCGGATCCGCGCCCGCGTAATTGAAGATAATGACGGGAACGGCCTTACCTGGGACGCGAAAACTTTAGTAGTATTAAGGCGCGGCGCGGCTTTGTTTATGAAGGTTTCGCGCTGGGTGGTGCCGGGGAAAATCGTCAGCCTGCCTGAAGACTTATCGGCTAATACCGGAATCGTTACTATTGAAATATTGGATTCCAAATTTTATCAAAAAGGCGACGTCAATAATTTAATTGGAGCGCCCGGCGACAAGCTTGAAGTAAAGGTTGACGCTAATACCCAGCTCCGGAGAAAATTTTTAGGGAAGTCAAAACTCGGAGAATTTTCCGAAGGCGATGCTGTCTTGGTGCTGGGCCGATTAAATGAAACGACCGGCCAGCTGGACGCCAAGATGATAAAAAATAACGCCATCCAGGCCTTGGGCGCCGCTACCCGGGTAGCAATAGTCAAAAGTATAGATACGGCGAAAAATACTTTGACCGCCGCTTACGGAAAGAACGGAAAAGAGTTTACTGTTGCTTTGGAGGCGAACGGAAAAGTTTATGAAAGGACAATGGCCAGCGCCGATAAGACAATCACTGCCAGCCTGAAAGCCATTAATTTTTCCGATTTGGCGGCAGGAAGAAGAATTCGGGTGAGGGGAGTGGCCAACCGAAGGAATGCGGCCATTACCGCAAGGACAATTGTTATGCTTCCGGCCCAGTCAAATTCCGGTTCCGGGCAGTAATTTCGCCCCGCCCGCAGATCTAATATTCGAATCAGGGGGAGGTAAAACCTCCCCCTTTGTTGACAGTTTGGCTAAGATTATTTAATATATAGCTAGTGCCCAAAGGCATTTTTTGTTTACACATCAAAGCAGTTGTGTTAATGAATAACGGCAGGGAAGATGGCAAAATGTAAATAAACAAGAAATTGAATATTCCCGGGTAGCGCATCCGCACCGCAGGTGCGGAGCAGTTGGCTCGGAAAAGTGAAAATTGAATATTCCCGGGTAGCGCTCCGCCAGCCGGCGGAGGTAGCGCAGTTGACTGTATGTATAAGGTTTACGCCATTTACAACCAGAAGAATGATAAATTTTATATCGGACAGACGAGAGATTTGTCATCTAGGTTATACCTGCACAATGATAAGATTTTTAAAGGTTATACGGCAAAATTTGATGGAGGGTGGGAGTTGGTATATAGTGAAAGTTGTCCAAGTAGAGTCAGTGCTTTAAAACGAGAAAAGCAATTAAAAAGTTACAGAGGAAGAGAATTCGTTAAGGATTTAATATATTCCCGGGTAGCGCAGCGGTAGCGCAGTTGACTGTTAATCAATTGGTCGTGGGTTCGAATCCCACCCCGGGAGCAAACAAAAAACAAGGCTAGAAGCAGCCTTGTTTTTTTATCGCTAAGCAGTTTTTTAGCCAGTAGCCGCTTTGCCCTCGTAACTGCAATAGAAATTCTTAACTACTGCGCCGCGTTATAAATTTCCTGCATTTCGGCAATGCCGGCTTTGGAAGTTACGGATTTTGCTTTGGGTGCTTTGATTTTGACCTTATCATATGCGTACGTACAGGTTTGATAAATGGGCATAATAACTTTGCCGGTCAGATAATCAACTTTAACTTGAGTCTTAATCCATTGCTGGGTGTCTTCGCTAATGTATATATTAACGCTGCCTAAATTAGCGCTGGATCCGGCTTCCGAACTTAAGGAGCCGCTGATTAGACTGTCGGTTCCGTCCTGGGTGAGCGCAGCGCTAAAGACTGCAATGCGGGTATTACCGCTTTTTTCCCAGTGGTCAAAAGCCATAGTGCTCTTATTAATGCCAAAAACTATATTATGGCTTTTGGCGCTTTTTAGCATGCCGTCAGTCGTACTTTTATCCTGGAAAACCTTCCAGACTTTGCCGGTTTTGTCATTGGAATAAAATAGGGATTTTCCAATAACTGTAGCTTTTAGGTACTTGGTGCCGACGCTTACAGTTGTTTTTTCCAAGTTTGCTGAAATTTTGTTTGGCAGTTCAAGTGAGTCAATTTCCCTGGCTTTAAAAACCGGTATGGCCTGGTTCAATAAGTCTAGCTGGGTCTGTTCATCAGCGGTCAAAGTTTCAGCGGCCGCCGCCTGGCGGGCCGTAGTAGTGCAGTCGCTTGACCAATTAGCCGCCGCCGATGTTTTTTGCCAGGAAGAATTGGTGAAATTGGCGGCGGGCTGGATGTTTAAGTACCACGAGGTGTCGAGTTTAGCGGCATTGTATTTAACCGCCTTGCCCAAAACTCCTTTGGTAACTACTAATTGATAGCCTTCTTTTAAGGTAACAGAAGCGCCTTTCGCCGGTTTTATGGTTAGCGAGCCTTTAATCAGCGTCAAGGTGGTAGTATCTTTTGTTTCATTGACGATAAATTGCGTGCCGCGGATTGATACAACCGCGTTTCCGCCGTTGACCCTGACTTTGTACCGGCCGTTTATAGCGGTCTTTTCCAAGAAGCGGAAAACTCCGTTGACCGTCTGCCAAGTGTATTGGTCGATATATTTGATAGCCGAACCGGCTTTGAGAAATATGCTCTGATCCGGCTTAACAATGCTAGTTGGCTGGTTAGCCGGGGCAGTAAAAGTTTTGCCGGGCTTAAGGTCAGAAGCGCTTATGGATTGGGGAATAACGGAAGTCGGATTGATTGGAGTGGGAGTAATCGGAGTGGGGGAGATTGGAGTCGGGCTGATCGGAGTGGGGGAGATGGTGGAAGGGGTAGTTATTAGTTGTTTTTGCTGTTCCGCGTAAGTATTTTCCAGGGCGATTATTCCGGTCCAGACCTGGTTTAATCTTTCAATGGCGCGGACATTATAGGCTCTTTTGAGCGAGTCGGCGGCGTCATAGTCAAGGCCTTTGATTTGTTCAACCACTGAATTGTAATCGGCCCGGTTAGTCACTATGCTTGCGTCGTAGAGCGCTTTGGCTTGGTCATAAATACTAGTGCCGTACAATCTATTCACTTCCGTGTCTACTTGCGCATCCAAAGCAGTCCCTTGCACCTGGGTATCGTAAGTAGTGCCGGACGGAGTTATTGTCCCTTTAGAAGAAGGGATGAAAGTCGAGCTTGATTGGCCCGAAGACCCTGAAGACGATCCGGATGAACCTGATGATCCAGGGACGTCTGGGATGCACATATCATAGCCCGAGGCCTGGGTGCCGCCCGAAAACGTATGGCTTCCGGCCGGGCAGGTTATTAACGCGAAAGCAAAGTTAGAGGCGGCTAAAGTAGCAACCAAAACAATACTTAGAATATAAGAAGCTGTTTTCATAAATTTAAAAATTTTTCTATAGATAATATTTTTGGCCTTCGACCTTTGTTTTGGCCAGATAGATAAAGATCAGCTTAATTATATCTTATTTTCCTGCTGATTTCTACTGGGGGCCGACAAACTCCGCTAAATTACATTCTTCGTCCCAAGCCGCGAGTGAAAATAAAACACCTTACTAAAGGGGCATTTTTTTGATATAATTTAACAAAGCTGATTATTAACTGCCAAAATTATGACTAAACAATTAAATGTAATCATTACAGTTGTAATCGTTCTGGCTCTTGCCTCTGTTGGGTATATTATTTTTAAAAGTAAAACCGCCCCTAGCGGTTTCCAAAAATTAACTAACCTGACGCCTGATAATTCGACAACTGGAAATAAGGATGGTGGCTACCGCGAAGCGCACGGCTGTATCGGTTCGGCCGGCTACACTTGGTGCGAGGCCAAGCAAAAATGCTTAAGGGTATTTGAAGAGTTCTGCTCCGACTCGGTGGCGGCACTCGCCGATTCAATCAAGAAAGAATCGGGCGTCGGTCTCGCGTACGCCGGGGAGAAAACTTTTAATTGGATTGTCGGGCAAAACAGCGCAACCGCTAACGCTGAAATTTCCGGGATTAGCTATGCGGTTTCGGGAGTGAAGATGGCTGATTTTAGTAAAATTGAAAAGTATCTTAACGACACTTGCGAATCGGATAATAATAATCAAGCCGACGGGGCAGAAGGAGGACGGCGCGGATATTATATTGGCCACATGGCTTGCGATTTGAATTTTCTTCATGCCCAATTGAAAAACAATGCCGACGCCCCAAGCGAGCCGGTTGGCGATAACTTAAACGTGAGTCTGAACTGCGGTTATTTCAATAAGAATAATAATTCAAGATAGAGTAAGACAATCTATTGATTTACGTTTAACGCCTTTTTCTATTAATAAAATTTGGCTTGGGTAATAATTAGATTTTATTTTCTTATCAGGAAACCCCGTACGAAAAAAGCCATCCCGATTAGGATGGCTTTTTTCGTACGGAGAGGAAGCTATTAGCACGTAATATTTTTTATCACAATCAAAGGTAAAAATTTACCTTAGAGATTACCAAACTTAAAAAGTTTGGCGCGAGGCAATATATTTATCTGCACCCGTCTTAAAATCCCTTTATAAAATTTCTTGGCACATATTGTCTCTATTAATATATACGTAAAACATAAAGTTTTGTTACATAGATTTTCTAAAAAAGCATAAGCGAAAGCTAATGTTTTTTGCGGCGTCTTTATGATTAATGACGCGGTTTAATGCCACTTGATTAATTCAATTTTATAAGAAAATCTATGCTTCAGATGACCAAAATTGATATTGCGGTCTTAAAAAAGGCCTATGAAGGTTAATAAGCTAGAGTTAGTAAATAATGTTTCTCGCGAAATGAGTTTTAGCGCGTCGCGCCCGAATAGGCGATGGCCCTAACAATATCCCAGGCTAAAGATGACGAGGGATTGTGCCCATAGATTGATTTAAAGGTTTTAATGGCGGCTTTTTCCGAATTAGTATTTCTCGCCGTTGGCCTCAAGCCGTACGCGATTATAGAGACGGCGGCGTTGTCATGCCCATTATTCATGTTAGCCTCGCGGTTATAAACTTTCTTAAATTCTTTTTTCGCCGATTCCAGGGCAGAAGAGCTCGCGGCACCGGGCCAGCGGCCATTGGCTATTTTTATCGCATCCTGCCATTCGGCTTCAGTGGCCGGCAGTTTGCCAAAAGCTTTTTTGTAAGAGCTGATTACGCCGGCCCGTTCGCCTTCCCCTAATATTTTAGTGGTCTCGGTTCCATAGGCGATAAATCTAGTGATGAGGCTGGAGGCGGTTTCGCTATTAGCCGCGCCGGCAACTAAAGCCTTTACGTAGGCGGTATTTATTTTTCCTTCCAGGGTTAAGTCTTTAGTAATTCCGGCGCCGGACAAAATATTTGACGCTTCAGCCAGAATTTTTCCCAGCTGGACCGAGGCCGCGGTTTCTTTTTCTGAAAGGACAGCCTGATTACTATTGGTATTGCCGGTATCGGTGCTGGTATTAGTGTTACTATTAGTATTGGCTTGAGGGCTGGGGACAGTGTTGGTTACTTGGATGGTGGCACAGTTACTCGATCCTGAACCGGCGCAAACGGTAATGTTCGTAGTTCCGGCCACCGTTCCGCCGGTTATAATCAAGGTACCGCCGTTATTACTTAAGCTGGCTTGGACTACGGAGCTGGTATTTGAAGTAATAACATTGCTGGCCGTACTGGTCGCGCCGTTGATAATTATCACCTGCTTTTCGCCGGAAGCAATTCCAATGCTGGTTTTACTGAAAGAAAGCTTGGTCGAAGCGGCCGAGATATTAACGTAGAAGCTGGCGCAGGTGGTGGAAACCGAAGCCGAACAAACGGTAATTTGGGTAGAGCCGACAGCCACGCCGGTGACTGCAACGACACTGCCGTTAATTATGGCGGTGGCTTTTTCCGGATGGGTATTGCCGGAGATGACATAACCAGTGCCGGTGCCGCCGGAAACCGTTACGTTGGAAGTATCGGTGGCGGCCACAGCCACAACGTTTTGGCTAAAGGAAAGGGTGACGGCTGACGGGGTAGTGGTGTTGGCGTTAGTGGTAATATTTAAATTGCCGCATAAGTTATTGGTAGTGGCCGAGCAGACAACAATGACGGCCGTCCCGGTATTGGATCCGCCGGTAACCGTTATAGTATTGCCGGACATTACGGCCGAGACGACGCCGGAATTGGAATTGGAGGAAATGAAATAATTATTGTCCGGCCCGCCGGAAACCGAGATGCTTTGGTTCAGCCCCGGTATCAGGTTAAGGTTGTTTTGGCTAAAAGAGATTTTATTATTGGATTCGCCTAAATTGGTGATATTCAAGCTGGCGCAATTAGAGTCATCATTAGCCGCGCAGACTTCGATGGCCGTTGTTCCGGCCGTGCGGGTGGCGTAGAGAGAAATAATGTCCGAGGTGCCGGCAATACTGGCGTTAACCGAAGCGGAATTGGTATTGGCTTTAATCCTGAAGCCGTTGTTGCCGCCGCCGAAAATCGTTATGGTTTTCGAATCAGCGTAGTTCATAACAATGTTATTCAGGTTAAAAGAAACCTGGGTCTGGCCGACGCCGCCTACGTTGACCGCCAGCGATTGGCATCCGGCGTTAGTAGCGCAAAGTATTACTGTCCCGGCGCCCTCGGCCAGGCCGGTGATAGTCGCCTGACTGCCGGAGATGGCAGTGCCGATGTTGGCGGTTGAGCTATTTGCCGCCAAGATCAGGGAGTTTGACCCGCTGACTGTTACGCTTTGGCCTACCGCCGCCTGGACGCTGGATTTTTCCAGAACAAGGGTAGAGGCATAGGCCGGCCAGAGAGAAGTCGCGGACTGCATACCGTTAATCGAGACATAAACCGGGGAGCCGGCCGGGATGGCGTAAGCCCCGGAACTTATTGTATTAGTAAGGGCGCCGCTTGCGTCCGTGGCGCCGAAGAGGAAGCTGGTTACGGTTGAAGCGCCGGGCGGCAAGAATGACAGCTGGACATTAACCTCCGGATCGCCGGTAACGCTCACCCGGACCGCGTCGCCAGAGGTGTTGGAGAGTGAAAGGGTCGCCGGCCGGGCGGCATTGGCAGGAGAGATAAAACCCAGCGAACCCATCAGGGCCGCCATCAAAAGGCAGGAGATTGATTGCTTTTTCATAATAGTAGCAGGCGCGTAAATTCAAGCAGGCTTAAATATACGCGCGAAAAGTAATTATTATTGATATTTTCATTATACCACTTCTCTAAAATACTGGGCAATATGATATACTGGGCTTATGGAGTATGATGTTGTAGTAATCGGCGGAGGGGCGGCCGGAATGATGGCCGCCGGACGGGCCGGGGAGCTAGGCGCCCGGGTGCTTTTAGCTGAAAAAAATAAGGATTTGGGGATAAAACTTTTAACTACCGGAAACGGCCGGTGCAATTTTACCAATAAAAAGCATGGGCCAAAAGAATTTACGCGCCGGTTTGGAAAAAACGGAAAGTTTTTATTTTCCGCCCTGCATCAATTCGGCACCGACGATGCGGTTAATTTTTTTGAAAGACATGGCGTTAAGGCCAAAGTAGAAGATGAAGGCAAGGTATTTCCGGTTAGCGACAAGGCCGGGGATATTTTAAACGCCCTAATCGCATATCTGAAGCGGGGAAAGGTAGTAGTTAAAACCGGAGTGGAAGTGAAAAAAATTAATAAAGAGGACAGTAGTATTAAAAAAATAGTACTGGCTGACGGGTCTGAAATCGCGGCTCGCAACTATGTG encodes:
- a CDS encoding GIY-YIG nuclease family protein — its product is MYKVYAIYNQKNDKFYIGQTRDLSSRLYLHNDKIFKGYTAKFDGGWELVYSESCPSRVSALKREKQLKSYRGREFVKDLIYSRVAQR